The proteins below come from a single Mytilus edulis chromosome 5, xbMytEdul2.2, whole genome shotgun sequence genomic window:
- the LOC139522961 gene encoding ADP-ribosylation factor-like protein 2-binding protein isoform X4 → MSVCMYGIEPMDFAFHDEDLAIAVSSDVDTKFDETIGHIEDIIMEDEFQTLQNNFLEKYYHEFEDTEENKFVYTDIHREYIELIEKYLEDELSKRIPEFSMVEFTRQIMERRNELDGEIFEMLSTFSDFMAFKEMFLDYRADKEGRSVDLSSGITVTHVHEHDQGGNGDGFSFDFSLTGQSFGPK, encoded by the exons ATGGAATAGAGCCTATGGATTTTGCCTTCCATGATGAAGATTTGGCAATTGCTGT ATCCAGTGATGTTGATACTAAATTTGATGAAACTATAGGACACATAGAAGATATTATTATGG AAGATGAATTCCAGACATTGCAAaataatttcttagaaaaatattaCCATGAATTTGAAGACactgaagaaaataaatttgtttacacAGATATACATAGAGAATAT attgaaTTAATAGAAAAATACTTAGAAGATGAATTATCTAAACGAATACCAGAGTTTTCTATGGTAGAATTTACAAGACAAATAAT gGAGAGAAGAAATGAATTAGATggtgaaatatttgaaatgttatCAACCTTTAGTGACTTCATGGcatttaaagaaatgtttttaGATTATAGAGCA gacAAGGAAGGGCGATCAGTAGATCTTAGTTCTGGTATTACAGTTACACACGTACATGAACATGACCAAGGAGGCAATGGAGACGGATTCTCATTTGACTTTTCACTCACAGGACAATCGTTTGGACCTAAGTAA
- the LOC139522961 gene encoding ADP-ribosylation factor-like protein 2-binding protein isoform X1 produces MASNADEEQPDGIEPMDFAFHDEDLAIAVSSDVDTKFDETIGHIEDIIMEDEFQTLQNNFLEKYYHEFEDTEENKFVYTDIHREYIELIEKYLEDELSKRIPEFSMVEFTRQIMERRNELDGEIFEMLSTFSDFMAFKEMFLDYRADKEGRSVDLSSGITVTHVHEHDQGGNGDGFSFDFSLTGQSFGPK; encoded by the exons ATGGAATAGAGCCTATGGATTTTGCCTTCCATGATGAAGATTTGGCAATTGCTGT ATCCAGTGATGTTGATACTAAATTTGATGAAACTATAGGACACATAGAAGATATTATTATGG AAGATGAATTCCAGACATTGCAAaataatttcttagaaaaatattaCCATGAATTTGAAGACactgaagaaaataaatttgtttacacAGATATACATAGAGAATAT attgaaTTAATAGAAAAATACTTAGAAGATGAATTATCTAAACGAATACCAGAGTTTTCTATGGTAGAATTTACAAGACAAATAAT gGAGAGAAGAAATGAATTAGATggtgaaatatttgaaatgttatCAACCTTTAGTGACTTCATGGcatttaaagaaatgtttttaGATTATAGAGCA gacAAGGAAGGGCGATCAGTAGATCTTAGTTCTGGTATTACAGTTACACACGTACATGAACATGACCAAGGAGGCAATGGAGACGGATTCTCATTTGACTTTTCACTCACAGGACAATCGTTTGGACCTAAGTAA